Genomic window (candidate division WOR-3 bacterium):
AAAGAGTATCATCCTTTGAAATAAATCCTCTCTTAAGCCACTCTCCATTTTTATATTCATACCAGAAGATCTCTGAATGTGTTTCACCCGGAACAGGTCTATCCCACAATAACTGAACATCATTTTCACCCCAATTAGCAGCAATTGAAGGGGACATAGGAACAGGAATAGCAATCCTTTCCCCCTCAATTATAACTGTATCAACAGGAACTGGCGGAGATTGATGAGGTGGTAATGGTATCAAAAAGGAAACTCTATGATTGTCCACTTCCCAAAATGTAAAGTCAGATCCATCTAACCGGGAGAATTTCCCAACTAATAAGACCTTCACTGCTTCTAAGCGAGGATAAGGTAAAATATTAATATCTCTGTATGCAGACCAAGTAATCCACCAATTTGTTCCATCAAATGAGATAGAAGGGGGTCCGAAAGTGCGATAATTTGTGTTTTGTGTTGAAAAAAGAATTACAGGTGGTTGCCAGGCTTCGTATTCACTATATGACATTTTCAAGTATTCATACATTGAGTCTTTATCAACCCACACTACAACTATCCTCGGTGCCCGGAATATCATTGCTGGGTATTTTCCTGAACTAAGAGAAATAGGTTTTCTCCAATTCTCAGCATCGTATGAGGATGTGAAATACACTTTTTTATCCATCCCTGTATATCCAAGTCCAATTCTGGGATAAAAAGAGGGTGTGAAGTATCCACGAAGTAAACGTTTTGCATTATTAAAGGCAGTTGAGCCATAAAATGGCTGACCAAGAAAGGGAATAAAATTCACTCTTCCCTTAGCTGAATTTTCTTCATTGTCGTAAATTTTGGCATCAATAACAGAGGAGTCAGTTGCTCCCCAGTCATTGTAAAGAGCAGATATTTCAAATGGGGAATTATTGTAAACATTATAAGAACCATTCTCTTTTATTGTGTTATTTCCCGGATCATCACATGTACCAAGGTCAACTCTGCCACCAAAAGCAAGATTGATATAGATTCCGTGATTTGAATTATTCATAATTCTACAAGAACGAATAATTGAGGGTGGACGCTCAATATAAATACCATTTTTATTATTTTTTATTTCTGTATTTAATATCCACACTGGCCGGGTAACGGGAAGAACAGAGTAAATATAAATCCCGTCGCTCAAATTTTCTGTAATCTTGCAGGACCGAATAGTTGGACAGGACTGGCTAATATAAATACCTGCCTTCATATTTTTTCTTATTTCGGTATTCAAGATAGAAATATTTGAATTAGCTAAATTAATTGTTCCCGAAGCGCCTCTCCCACCATATTCTACAACGCAGTTATTAAGTCGGCTTATTGAGTCTGCTCCATAAAAATAAATCTCTTTCCAGTCTCCTGGCTGGGGATTAGACCTATGTGAAGTGAAAATAATTTTTTGGGAAGAGGTTCCATTTGCAATAAGCTTGCCATAAACAGTAAAACTTCCATTTTGCATAAATTCAAATTTAACACCAGGCTCAATTCTTAAGAGCACCCCAGGAGGCACAGAAAGACTATAAACTACATATGGGACTCCATAATTCCCCCATGTTCCATTTCTTCTTATTGGATTATTTCCGTATCTATTTACATAAATAGCATTTGTATCATTGCCATAAGCAATAAGATTAAGTTTAGGGTAAAGATCTAAAACATTTTGGGGAGTTATGCTATAAATTGGGTATCCCCTGTTATTTGCTATTGTCCATGTTACTGTAGTTGCTGAACGTGATGGCAAAATTATACCATAATGGAGTTCCGAGTTAGATATTCCATGACCTGAATTATTTGTAATATTGACATCAGAAACAAAGAGTGAGCAAGCTTCTGTATAAATACCTGAACTGGGACTATATTTTATTGTTGTATTTGAAATATATACATTACAATGACCATAACCCCTTATAGAAACTGCTGCTGCACCATACCAGTCAGGTGGTTTTCCTCCATACTCTATAACACAGTTATAAAGTTTTACCTTCATTGAGTGTCCCGGTTCTTCAACAATGTTAATCCCCAACCAGTCTCCTGGTTGCGGGGGAGAATAATTTGAAGTGAAAATAGCTCCATTTGCATAAAGATTGCCGTAAACAGTAAATTCGAGCGGGTAATAATTATTATATTTATTAAATTTCACAATAGTACCAGGGTGTATAGTAAGTGTTTCACCAGGGGGAACCCATATATTGCTGGTGTCTACAATATATTCTCCTGACCATCCACCCCCACAATATGAGTGGCCATCATTATCATAATGAGCACCATGTACAACAACCCCATAGAGTTTAAAAAATGAACCTATAAAAAGGGACAAAATTAAAGACTTTAATTTTTTCATTTTAAATTCTCTTAGGTTATCAATTTTTTAGTAATAAAGGGAAGGGTTTTGAAGGCGAACGGTCGATTAGGACCGCTCGGCTCAATCCCTTACGGGACTTACACCTGCGGCCTATCAACCCGGTAGTCTTCCGGGGACCTTCAGGGGCACCTCATCTTGGGGCGCGCTTCCCGCTTAGATGCCTTCAGCGGTTATCGCTTAGAGGCATGGCTACCCAGCTATGCCCCGGGCGGGACAGCTGATACACCAGAGGCCTCCCCACCCCGGTCCTCTCGTACTAGGGGCAGCACCCCTCAAGTGCCCTCCGCCCGCGGTGGATAGGGACCGACCTGTCTTACGACGGTCTGAACCCAGCTCACGTAGCCCTTTAATGGGCGAACAGACCAACCCTTGGGAGCTTTTTCACCCCCAGGATGGGCTGAGCCGACATCGAGGTGCCGAACCGGGCCGTCGATATGAACTCTCGGGCCCGACCAGCCTGTTATCCCCGGGGTACCCTTTATCCGCTGAGCGACGGCCTTTCCACACAGGGCCGCCGGATCACTAGGCCCCGCTTTCGCGCCTGCTCGGCCTGTCGGCCTCACAGTCAGCCCCCCTTCTGCCCTTACACTCAACAGCCGGTACCGTCCGGCCTGAGGGGAGCTTTGGGCGCCTCCGTTACCTTTCAGGAGGCATCCGCCCCAGACAGACTGCCCACCTGACCTTGTCCCTCCCTGCGATCCAGCAGGTGAGGTTAGAGTTTCGACATGAAAAGGGTGGTATTTCACCGGTGGCTCCACCTGCCCTGACGAGCAGGCTTCACAGCCTCCCACCTATCCTACACATTTCATGTCAAAACTCAGGGCCAGGCTGCAGTAAGGGTCCACGGGGTCTTTCTGTCCCTCCGCGGGTAGGTGGCATCTTCACCACCACTACAACTTCGCCGGGCCCCTCGCTGAGACAGCGCCCCAGTCGTTGCGCCATTCGTGCGGGTCGGAACTTACCCGACAAGGAATTTCGCTACCTTAGGACCGTTATAGTTACGGCCGCCGTTTACCGGGGCTTCGGTTCAGGGCTACCTCCCTGGTTTTACCCAGG
Coding sequences:
- a CDS encoding right-handed parallel beta-helix repeat-containing protein, which gives rise to MKKLKSLILSLFIGSFFKLYGVVVHGAHYDNDGHSYCGGGWSGEYIVDTSNIWVPPGETLTIHPGTIVKFNKYNNYYPLEFTVYGNLYANGAIFTSNYSPPQPGDWLGINIVEEPGHSMKVKLYNCVIEYGGKPPDWYGAAAVSIRGYGHCNVYISNTTIKYSPSSGIYTEACSLFVSDVNITNNSGHGISNSELHYGIILPSRSATTVTWTIANNRGYPIYSITPQNVLDLYPKLNLIAYGNDTNAIYVNRYGNNPIRRNGTWGNYGVPYVVYSLSVPPGVLLRIEPGVKFEFMQNGSFTVYGKLIANGTSSQKIIFTSHRSNPQPGDWKEIYFYGADSISRLNNCVVEYGGRGASGTINLANSNISILNTEIRKNMKAGIYISQSCPTIRSCKITENLSDGIYIYSVLPVTRPVWILNTEIKNNKNGIYIERPPSIIRSCRIMNNSNHGIYINLAFGGRVDLGTCDDPGNNTIKENGSYNVYNNSPFEISALYNDWGATDSSVIDAKIYDNEENSAKGRVNFIPFLGQPFYGSTAFNNAKRLLRGYFTPSFYPRIGLGYTGMDKKVYFTSSYDAENWRKPISLSSGKYPAMIFRAPRIVVVWVDKDSMYEYLKMSYSEYEAWQPPVILFSTQNTNYRTFGPPSISFDGTNWWITWSAYRDINILPYPRLEAVKVLLVGKFSRLDGSDFTFWEVDNHRVSFLIPLPPHQSPPVPVDTVIIEGERIAIPVPMSPSIAANWGENDVQLLWDRPVPGETHSEIFWYEYKNGEWLKRGFISKDDTLSATAPQIEIFNDYVHAIWQEKDQDGIHKIWWRQRYKNSEIWEPFRPINLRTSRASFDPIILRGEWAVWVEEHSQGVSELWGSRRINDEWTDPVQLTFTGKISLYPQITFKPSFYIPNPTLKE